A single region of the Drosophila miranda strain MSH22 chromosome 2, D.miranda_PacBio2.1, whole genome shotgun sequence genome encodes:
- the LOC108155117 gene encoding uncharacterized protein CG16817 isoform X1 gives MSAAIGSIPPPVSWAQRSDLVYVIIDVECKDIEQNFCFARRVTENSFTFKGVNALDASKKYEVTLNFFGTVDPGKVTSKNIGRCLEFTIPKKASGPFWPSLTTDKTKLHFLKANFAKWRDESDDEEAGQAKDNGMFGNFLNDSGVDWNKKFDDFNVDDEEEDSDDNIPSLSQNDEEEEETGEGDKKKPAA, from the exons ATGTCGGCAGCAATTGG ATCAATTCCGCCTCCAGTTTCCTGGGCACAGCGCAGCGACTTGGTCTATGTGATCATCGATGTTGAGTGCAAGGACATCGAACAGAA CTTCTGCTTTGCCCGCAGAGTGACGGAGAACAGCTTCACCTTCAAGGGTGTGAACGCGCTGGATGCGTCTAAGAAATACGAGGTCACGCTCAACTTCTTCGGAACGGTTGATCCCGGGAAAGTGACCAGCAAGAACATTGGGCGTTGCCTAGAATTCACAATACCAAAGAAGGCGAGCGGACCCTTCTGGCCCAGTCTGACCACGGACAAGACGAAGCTGCACTTCCTTAAGGCCAACTTTGCCAAGTGGCGCGATGAGTCCGATGACGAGGAAG CAGGTCAGGCCAAAGACAATGGAATGTTTGGCAACTTCCTGAATGACTCTGGTGTTGATTGGAACAAAAAATTCGACGACTTCAATGTtgacgatgaggaggaggactcCGATGACAACATCCCTAGCCTTTCCCAGAACGatgaggaagaggaggagaccgGCGAGGGTGACAAGAAGAAGCCGGCTGCTTAG
- the LOC108155117 gene encoding uncharacterized protein CG16817 isoform X4, whose protein sequence is MSAAIGSIPPPVSWAQRSDLVYVIIDVECKDIEQKVTENSFTFKGVNALDASKKYEVTLNFFGTVDPGKVTSKNIGRCLEFTIPKKASGPFWPSLTTDKTKLHFLKANFAKWRDESDDEEGQAKDNGMFGNFLNDSGVDWNKKFDDFNVDDEEEDSDDNIPSLSQNDEEEEETGEGDKKKPAA, encoded by the exons ATGTCGGCAGCAATTGG ATCAATTCCGCCTCCAGTTTCCTGGGCACAGCGCAGCGACTTGGTCTATGTGATCATCGATGTTGAGTGCAAGGACATCGAACAGAA AGTGACGGAGAACAGCTTCACCTTCAAGGGTGTGAACGCGCTGGATGCGTCTAAGAAATACGAGGTCACGCTCAACTTCTTCGGAACGGTTGATCCCGGGAAAGTGACCAGCAAGAACATTGGGCGTTGCCTAGAATTCACAATACCAAAGAAGGCGAGCGGACCCTTCTGGCCCAGTCTGACCACGGACAAGACGAAGCTGCACTTCCTTAAGGCCAACTTTGCCAAGTGGCGCGATGAGTCCGATGACGAGGAAG GTCAGGCCAAAGACAATGGAATGTTTGGCAACTTCCTGAATGACTCTGGTGTTGATTGGAACAAAAAATTCGACGACTTCAATGTtgacgatgaggaggaggactcCGATGACAACATCCCTAGCCTTTCCCAGAACGatgaggaagaggaggagaccgGCGAGGGTGACAAGAAGAAGCCGGCTGCTTAG
- the LOC108155117 gene encoding uncharacterized protein CG16817 isoform X2 yields MSAAIGSIPPPVSWAQRSDLVYVIIDVECKDIEQNFCFARRVTENSFTFKGVNALDASKKYEVTLNFFGTVDPGKVTSKNIGRCLEFTIPKKASGPFWPSLTTDKTKLHFLKANFAKWRDESDDEEGQAKDNGMFGNFLNDSGVDWNKKFDDFNVDDEEEDSDDNIPSLSQNDEEEEETGEGDKKKPAA; encoded by the exons ATGTCGGCAGCAATTGG ATCAATTCCGCCTCCAGTTTCCTGGGCACAGCGCAGCGACTTGGTCTATGTGATCATCGATGTTGAGTGCAAGGACATCGAACAGAA CTTCTGCTTTGCCCGCAGAGTGACGGAGAACAGCTTCACCTTCAAGGGTGTGAACGCGCTGGATGCGTCTAAGAAATACGAGGTCACGCTCAACTTCTTCGGAACGGTTGATCCCGGGAAAGTGACCAGCAAGAACATTGGGCGTTGCCTAGAATTCACAATACCAAAGAAGGCGAGCGGACCCTTCTGGCCCAGTCTGACCACGGACAAGACGAAGCTGCACTTCCTTAAGGCCAACTTTGCCAAGTGGCGCGATGAGTCCGATGACGAGGAAG GTCAGGCCAAAGACAATGGAATGTTTGGCAACTTCCTGAATGACTCTGGTGTTGATTGGAACAAAAAATTCGACGACTTCAATGTtgacgatgaggaggaggactcCGATGACAACATCCCTAGCCTTTCCCAGAACGatgaggaagaggaggagaccgGCGAGGGTGACAAGAAGAAGCCGGCTGCTTAG
- the LOC108155117 gene encoding uncharacterized protein CG16817 isoform X3 yields MSAAIGSIPPPVSWAQRSDLVYVIIDVECKDIEQKVTENSFTFKGVNALDASKKYEVTLNFFGTVDPGKVTSKNIGRCLEFTIPKKASGPFWPSLTTDKTKLHFLKANFAKWRDESDDEEAGQAKDNGMFGNFLNDSGVDWNKKFDDFNVDDEEEDSDDNIPSLSQNDEEEEETGEGDKKKPAA; encoded by the exons ATGTCGGCAGCAATTGG ATCAATTCCGCCTCCAGTTTCCTGGGCACAGCGCAGCGACTTGGTCTATGTGATCATCGATGTTGAGTGCAAGGACATCGAACAGAA AGTGACGGAGAACAGCTTCACCTTCAAGGGTGTGAACGCGCTGGATGCGTCTAAGAAATACGAGGTCACGCTCAACTTCTTCGGAACGGTTGATCCCGGGAAAGTGACCAGCAAGAACATTGGGCGTTGCCTAGAATTCACAATACCAAAGAAGGCGAGCGGACCCTTCTGGCCCAGTCTGACCACGGACAAGACGAAGCTGCACTTCCTTAAGGCCAACTTTGCCAAGTGGCGCGATGAGTCCGATGACGAGGAAG CAGGTCAGGCCAAAGACAATGGAATGTTTGGCAACTTCCTGAATGACTCTGGTGTTGATTGGAACAAAAAATTCGACGACTTCAATGTtgacgatgaggaggaggactcCGATGACAACATCCCTAGCCTTTCCCAGAACGatgaggaagaggaggagaccgGCGAGGGTGACAAGAAGAAGCCGGCTGCTTAG
- the LOC108155112 gene encoding nucleoside diphosphate kinase 7, translated as MTSAAQAERRLAFVAEWYQAEAAIIRTFLVTYFVADEAVEVFDQRSKKTFLRRTKIPELTQRDFFVGSKINVFGRQFDIVDYADEATRSNLAKYRKRGFVLLKNNMWHKHLGKFLKTLINNKININNGQMVQFTPKMVTLFLSGKPKNEVVSSVLMNELLAGPAISLELIGDNVVEIMTACVKYKGPDGVNDSSSVKLSSSLEELFEQEDVRYGIYCPATEEDVAIDLKFFFEDRLSIMKDCLFKNSTLAIIKPHSIKDGLLGDIVDEILANGFNVTAMRMILMARINCEEFYEVYRGILPEYIPMVAQLASGVCMCLEIASADPEKSSYGEFRTFCGPMDPEIAKLLRPHTLRAKFGKSKVLNAIHCTDLPDDTNLELQYMFKILD; from the exons ATGACCAGCGCAGCACAGGCAGAGCGGCGACTGGCCTTTGTGGCCGAATGGTATCAGGCCGAGGCTGCCATCATACGTACTTTCCTGGTGACCTACTTTGTGGCCGACGAGGCAGTGGAAGTG TTTGATCAACGCAGCAAGAAGACCTTTCTGCGTCGCACCAAGATTCCGGAGCTGACGCAACGCGACTTCTTTGTGGGCTCGAAGATCAATGTTTTCGGCCGGCAATTCGACATTGTTGACTACGCGGACGAGGCGACCCGCAGCAACTTGGCCAAATATCGCAAAAG AGGATTCGTGCTGCTTAAGAATAATATGTGGCACAAGCATCTAGGCAAGTTTCTGAAGACACTCATCAACAACAAGATTAACATCAACAACGGACAGATGGTACAGTTCACACCCAAAATGGTGACACTGTTCCTCTCCGGGAAGCCCAAGAACGAAGTTGTATCCTC TGTCCTGATGAACGAACTATTGGCCGGCCCGGCCATCAGCCTGGAGCTGATCGGCGACAACGTGGTGGAGATCATGACCGCTTGTGTCAAGTACAAGGGTCCGGATGGGGTCAATGACTCCTCCTCCGTGAAGCTGTCGTCCAGCCTGGAGGAGCTGTTCGAGCAGGAGGATGTGCGCTACGGAATCTACTGTCCTGCGACCGAGGAGGATGTCGCCATAGACTTGAAGTTCTTTTTCGAAGACCGCCTCAGCATCATGAAAGATTGTCTATTCAAGAACTCTACGCTGGCCATCATCAAGCCGCACAGCATAAAGGACGGCCTTTTGGGTGACATCGTTGACGAAATTCTGGCCAACGGCTTCAATGTGACTGCCATGCGCATGATTCTAATGGCGCGAATCAATTGCGAGGAGTTTTACGAGGTCTATCGCGGTATCCTTCCCGAGTACATACCCATGGTAGCGCAGCTAGCCAGCGGTGTGTGCATGTGCCTTGAGATCGCCTCTGCCGATCCGGAAAAGAGTAGCTACGGCGAGTTCCGTACATTCTGCGGTCCTATGGACCCGGAAATAGCCAAGCTATTGCGCCCCCACACCCTCCGCGCCAAGTTTGGCAAGTCCAAGGTGCTCAATGCAATTCACTGCACAGATCTGCCAGACGATACCAATCTGGAGCTGCAGTACATGTTCAAGATCCTCGACTGA
- the LOC108155107 gene encoding solute carrier family 15 member 1: MFRATEIGSEETLPAIAELTQASYETEGRDIEWGKGSERTQLKPRQRSSLPTYGFAPAPIRMEYRYPRAVYFILATKFFEAFAANGIRTILALYLRDDLNFTESFSTVVLHIFNFFGQFCPIIGAVLADSYMGNVRTISAFCFLYAFGWMLLTMTSLPSVGVPIILLVSIALLFLAVGNGSIRACITSLGALQFKMPEQAVHLSEYFSFYYFVYYFGIFLSKILPPLVRANTQCFDKVECYPAVFGTLASAFMMAWLIFLTGKCFYKTEKLADDNILFKFCGCIKTALVQKWQRRNSNKRSNYWLHNAVGVYDEAFVNDVSKVLRISKLFTPLPFYFALLAQQDSSWTFQAAMMNTTVLGVTIQPDQAKAAGPIFLFMLIPLWQYVTVPLLRRYFNWELKPLNSVTVGGICSAGSFFCAGALQKVIMNSPIQTINIAWQLPQFFLLMLGELLLSIPGLQFAFTQAPTSMKSVVTATWFLNNAFGNLIVVVVTELGLLSSQMDEYFFYAVVMLICIVIFALLAYDYMQQERKGGLYLRGCLDGTSDDLDIPSTSRSGSI, encoded by the exons ATGTTTCGAGCAACGGAAATCGGCAGCGAAGAAA CCTTGCCAGCCATTGCGGAGCTCACGCAAGCCAGCTATGAGACGGAGGGACGGGACATCGAGTGGGGCAAAGGTAGTGAACGGACACAGCTGAAGCCGCGACAGCGCAGCTCTCTGCCCACCTATGGCTTTGCCCCCGCGCCCATTCGCATGGAGTACAGGTACCCGCGCGCCGTATACTTTATTCTCGCCACCAAGTTCTTCGAGGCCTTTGCAGCGAACGGCATACGCA CCATTCTCGCCCTCTATCTGCGCGATGATCTCAACTTCACGGAGAGCTTCTCTACGGTGGTGCTGCACATATTCAACTTTTTCGGCCAGTTCTGCCCCATTATCGGAGCCGTCCTGGCAGACAGCTATATGGGAAATGTGCGCACCATTTCCGCCTTTTGTTTCCTCTACGCCTTCGGATGGATGCTGCTGACCATGACGTCGCTCCCCTCTGTAGGAGTACCAATTAT CCTGCTAGTGTCGATTGCCCTCCTGTTCCTGGCAGTGGGAAACGGCTCAATCCGCGCCTGCATCACGTCGCTGGGCGCCCTGCAGTTCAAGATGCCCGAGCAGGCTGTTCACCTCTCAGAGTACTTCTCCTTCTACTATTTCGTCTATTATTTCGGCATATTTCTGAGCAAGATTCTTCCCCCGCTGGTTCGGGCCAATACGCAATGCTTTGACAAGGTGGAGTGCTATCCCGCCGTCTTCGGTACTCTCGCAAGTGCCTTCATGATGGCCTGGC TTATCTTTCTGACCGGCAAATGTTTCTACAAGACCGAGAAGCTGGCCGATGACAATATACTCTTCAAATTCTGCGGCTGCATCAAGACGGCACTGGTGCAGAAGTGGCAGCGACGCAATTCCAATAAGCGATCCAACTATTGGCTGCACAATGCCGTCGGTGTCTACGACGAGGCCTTTGTCAACGACGTCTCCAAGGTTCTGAGG ATCTCAAAACTGTTTACTCCATTACCATTTTACTTCGCTCTGCTGGCCCAACAGGACTCCAGCTGGACTTTCCAGGCGGCCATGATGAATACCACAGTGTTGGGAGTGACCATACAGCCGGATCAGGCCAAGGCTGCGGGCCCCATCTTCCTCTTCATGCTCATCCCGCTCTGGCAATATGTGACGGttccgttgctgcgtcgatacTTTAATTGGGAACTAAAGCCACTGAACAGCGTCACTGTGGGTGGCATCTGCTCCGCTGGTTCCTTCTTCTGTGCAGGAGCCTTGCAGAAAGTGATTATG AATTCACCCATCCAGACCATTAACATTGCTTGGCAGCTGCCGCAGTTCTTTCTGCTGATGTTGGGCGAACTGCTGCTGTCTATTCCGGGACTGCAGTTCGCCTTCACGCAGGCGCCCACGTCCATGAAGTCTGTGGTAACGGCTACGTGGTTCCTGAACAATGCCTTCGGCAACCTCATTGTGGTTGTGGTCACCGAGCTGGGTTTGCTGAGCTCCCAGATGGACGAGTACTTCTTCTATGCGGTGGTAATGCTGATTTGCATCGTAATCTTTGCACTCCTAGCCTACGACTACATGCAGCAGGAGCGCAAGGGCGGTCTTTATTTGAGGGGCTGCTTGGACGGCACCTCCGATGACCTGGATATCCCCAGCACCAGCCGCAGCGGCAGCATCTAG
- the LOC108155115 gene encoding transmembrane emp24 domain-containing protein eca — translation MRDQFICLALLLCALHSACGLYFHISETERKCFIEEVPDETTVIVNYKVELYDPRSNGFMPSSPGIGMHVEVRDSDDKIILSRVYSSQGRISFTSHTPGEHVICMYSNSTAWFSGAQLRVHLDIQVGEHAIDYANVAQKEKLTELQLRIRQLLDQVEQITKEQNYQRYREERFRHTSESTNSRVLWWSLAQTVVLVCMGFWQMRHLKSFFEAKKLV, via the exons ATGCGAGATCAGTTCATCTGCCTGGCCCTGCTGCTGTGCGCCCTGCACAGTGCCTGCGGCCTCTACTTCCACATATCGGAGACGGAGCGGAAGTGCTTTATTGAGGAGGTTCCCGACGAAACCACTGTGATAG TCAACTACAAAGTGGAGCTTTACGATCCACGCTCTAATGGCTTTATGCCCTCATCCCCGGGAATCGGCATGCATGTGGAGGTGCGTGACAGCGATGACAAAATCATCCTCTCCCGTGTGTACAGCTCCCAGGGCCGAATCTCATTCACCTCACACACGCCCGGCGAGCATGTGATTTGTATGTACTCGAACAGCACTGCCTGGTTCAGTGGTGCCCAGCTGCGCGTTCACCTGGACATACAGGTGGGAGAGCATGCCATCGACTATGCCAATGTGGCTCAAAAGGAGAAGCTGACGGAGCTGCAGCTACGTATTCGCCAGCTCCTGGATCAGGTGGAGCAGATCACCAAGGAGCAGAACTACCAACGCTATCGCGAGGAGCGCTTCCGTCACACGAGCGAGAGCACCAACTCGCGCGTGCTCTGGTGGTCCCTGGCCCAGACCGTTGTCCTCGTGTGCATGGGCTTCTGGCAAATGCGCCATCTGAAGAGCTTCTTCGAGGCGAAGAAGCTGGTGTGA